A region of the Microcystis aeruginosa FD4 genome:
GATGTCCCCGCGACCGATCGATCATGAAATTACATCATCTGTTAATTCCCCTCGGCTTTATCGCCTTAGCCGCCCTTGCGATCGGGGTCTATCAAGCTTCCAGCGCTCCCCTACCCGCAGGATTTCCGACCCCGACTCCGAACGGACGGATCGAGGTGAAGAACTATCCCGCCTATCGCGCCGCTACTTACCGCTATCGGGGTCAACTTTCCGAGGCGGCGAACCGGTCGTTTTATCCCCTGTACCAACACATCAGTTCCAACGAGATCTCGATGACCGCACCCGTTGAAACCCGTTACCCCGCAGACACGGGAGCGACATCGGGAGAGGCCGAAGTTTCCTTTCTCTACCGCGACACCGACACTTACCCGAAAGAGGTGGCCGATAATATTCGGATTGAGGATGTACCACCCATGACGGTGGTGAGCTTGGGATTACAGGGAGGTTACGATTTTGACAGTTACCAACAGGGATTGACCCGACTGAAAGAATGGCTGGCCGAACATCCGAGCTACCGGGCGATCAGTTCCCCCCGTCGCTTTTTCTATGATGGTCCCTACGTTCCCGATCCCCTGAAACGGAGTGAAATTCAAATACCCGTCGAGGCGGTATCGTCGAATCATTGAACTCATGGCCAATCCTGACTGGTATCGCAGAGGAAATGGTCGGCCATGATGTCCTCGAAGGTGAAAAGACAGTGAGAGGGAAAAGTCCGTATCGGTAAATCCGTGTCTCGCAAAGCCAAATCGACTCCGGCCTCGAAAGCATCGGATAAAGCCGTCGGTATCCGGGATAAACTAGGATTGCCCTGTAGATGCCGTCTGATCGCTCGTCTCTGTTCTCTAATCGTCAAAAACCAACTACGAGAACGTTTATCTGGCTGATATTCCCATTTGAGAAGATGTCCTACCAAAACGGTCAGACGGCTCACCAGTTCTCGATATTCTTGTTTACCCAAGGAAATGATTTCCTCCCGTAAGTTTTGCCAGTCCAGTGCTTCTACCTGTCGGTTGGCTAGAACGTTCGCTTGTAGCTCTGTCCAGCCGTAGAAGTCGGATTCATACAGGGCATTCGCTCGATCTGACCTATTGGAACTCATATCTGACCATATTTGTACTGGAACTAGAATAGGAGGATTAACATTTTGATTATGACAAAATGGCTATCCGGCGGGGAATGTCCCCACCGAATAAAGTTTACCAACCGCCGCAGCAGTGACGATACTCGTCATAGATTTCGTGTTGTCGTTCGAGGGCGGCGATTTCCTTCTCTTCTTGCCGTTGCCGAATGGTGCTATCAATGGCGGCCTTCATGATAGCGTTATCGCCGTGAGCGAGTCTGAGGGTGTAGAGTTCGACTGGGGATAGAGGAAAGAGGGTTCGTGTTAGTAGGGTGAGGTCGAGGTTGGGAAGCTGGGGGAATTGCCGGGAGAGGTAGTTCAATAAGGTTTGTTCTGTCATCGTTTTGTTTCTCGAATGATTTGCACCCGATGGCGTTAGCCTTTTCTCCCGTCTTTTTTTTCTTTTTCATCTCTGGCATCGGTTGTCTTCGCGGATATCCCATGAACCATCGACACGGAATAAAAATAAACAGCGTTTGGCGTTTGTTCCCTGGGCGGTCAGTGTCAGTCGGCCTAACTGTCCCCAAGAACCGCCCAGACCGCCTCTCGTGTCTGCCCAACTGACCCGGTAGAATCGTGCCGTTGTTTCCCCCGACACCGCTAACTCTTCTCAGGGTCGAATTAGCGGTGTCAATGCCGACCTCTGCCGTCAGAGACTGCCATTCACTGACCGTCTCGCAATCGTCGCTGGCTATCTTGGCCACCTCGATCCGTCCGTCGTCTTTCATGCAGAGGGTGGTGGGGGTGGTTCCACTTCCTGTTGCATCGAAGCGGGTAAACTTCCAATGTTGGGAGAGTTCAAAGGTGGCGGTGTTGAGACGAATTTCTGCTAGTAATCGGGAGAGCAGAGACAGACCGATGAGCAGCAGGATAGCGATTAGGGTTAAAGTGACGAGCAGTTCGAGAAGGGTGTGGCCGGATTGACGCATGGTGTTAACTCCCGTTGGTTTTCGACCGCACTCGACCGTTTTCTTTGTTTTCTTTTCCTATTTTTTGTATTCGTTGTCTCCCGACCGAGCTTTGTCTGAAAATTACTGGCGATCGTTTCCCTCGGTCAAAAAAGGCGATAGTCGCGACGACCATCGCCCAAGGGCAGAAAAAGTTTGATTTACCGATTAGAAATGAAGAGGATCGTCGCTGG
Encoded here:
- a CDS encoding heme-binding protein, with translation MKLHHLLIPLGFIALAALAIGVYQASSAPLPAGFPTPTPNGRIEVKNYPAYRAATYRYRGQLSEAANRSFYPLYQHISSNEISMTAPVETRYPADTGATSGEAEVSFLYRDTDTYPKEVADNIRIEDVPPMTVVSLGLQGGYDFDSYQQGLTRLKEWLAEHPSYRAISSPRRFFYDGPYVPDPLKRSEIQIPVEAVSSNH
- a CDS encoding DUF29 domain-containing protein, which translates into the protein MSSNRSDRANALYESDFYGWTELQANVLANRQVEALDWQNLREEIISLGKQEYRELVSRLTVLVGHLLKWEYQPDKRSRSWFLTIREQRRAIRRHLQGNPSLSRIPTALSDAFEAGVDLALRDTDLPIRTFPSHCLFTFEDIMADHFLCDTSQDWP